A region of the bacterium genome:
CCAGCAGGGACTGGGCGGCGAAAGGCACGCGCCTTCTGGGCGTTCGCGCCGTAATCGCCGAATCTTTCGAGCGCATCCACCGAAGCAACCTGGTCGGCATGGGCGTCCTCCCGCTGGAGTTCCTCCCCGGCCAGAGCGCCTCCACCCTCGGCCTCTCTGGGTCCGAATTCTACGACATAGAAGGGCTGGGCTCCCTCTACGCGGGCGCTACCATCAACGTCATTGCAAAGGAAATATCCGGAAAGCAGAAATCCTTTGAGGCGAAAGTCCGGCTGGATACGCCGATAGACGTTGAGTACTATAAGAACGGCGGGATACTGCAGTACGTGATCCGCTCGTTGCTGTAAGGTCCGGCTTCCTCTTTCGGCGAATGGCTGCGTCGTTTCTCGAGCGCGGGTCTTGGCGTAGTCACGCTACTGCCTGCGACCGCGCGCCCTGCGGACTCCTTGCCCTTCGCCGAAATAGATTGCCGGATTGAAAAGATAAAAGACCATAAGGCGCCGTTCCCCAAGGGGCGGCGTTTTTGTTTATCTGGCTGAAAGCTATTTACATACCCTTCCCAATCTCCCCCTTCCTTGACTCCCTCGACTGCCGCAATTAGAATCGGCTTTCGGCGGTGTGCCGCGACCTTCTGAATTCTCACGCAAACGACGGAAATCAACTGACATGGCGGGGATTACGCTTCACGCGGGAAATCGCATGGAACCTCTTGCCGAGGCGCTTTCCGGGGTGGTTGCGGCCCCGCTTGCGGACCCCTTCGCCGTCGAGCGGATAATAGTGCCCAACCGGGGCGTCGGACGCTGGCTCTCCCTCTATCTCGCCGAAAAGCGCTCCGTCTTCACGAACTTCTCCTTCCTGAGTCCCGACGGTTTCTTCGAGGAGGCAAAGGCCGCGCTCTTTCCCGGCGAACCCCGGCAGGAGTATTTCTCTCCCGAGGTCATGACCTGGCGGCTGATGAGGAAGATCGGCGAACTTCAGTCCGGACCGTCTTTCGCCGAGGTGAGGGGGTACACGCGGGCGGGCGAGACCGGCGCGGGGGATGAACTCTTCCGGCGGCTCCAGCTCTCCGGGAAACTCGCCCAGCTCTTCGAGCTTTATCAGGTCTTCCGCATAGGCAAATTGAAGGAGTGGGAGGCAGATCCCGGAGGGGACTGGCAGGGGGAACTCTGGCGGGAGCTTGCGCGCGAATACCCCGGCGGCGACAAGGCTTCGCGCTTCTTGCGGCTGGCGAACCTTCCCGACGGCTTCGTCCCGCCTCCGGGCGCTCTTCCCGAGCGGGTTTCTCTCTTCGGCACCGCCCTTCTGGCCCCGGTACGCCTTCAGATTCTCATCTCGCTCTCCCGCTTCATGCGGGTCGATCTCTTCATTCTGAATCCATCCCGCGCCTACTGGGGCGACATCGTCTCCGGGAAGGAGATGGCGAAGCTGGCCGCGAAAACGGGAATCTCGCCGGAGGAACTGGGTATGGAGAGGGGGCACCCGCTGCTGGCGTCTCTCGGGAAGCCCGGAAGGGAGTTCTTCGAGAGCGCCCTGTCTCTGGGGCTGGAGGCGGAGGAGTACTTCCGGAAGCCCAGTGGCGATTCGCTCCTCGCCATGATTCAGGGCGATATCCTCGACCTCGCCGACCCCACCGTAGCGGGGGAAAAGAGAGTTTTGCCGGAAGAGGACAACTCTATCGACATCCGCTCCTGCCACGGTCCGGTGCGCGAGGTGGAGACCCTCCACGACTACCTTCTCGGCCTCTTCGAGAAAACGGAAGGGCTGGAGCCGAGAGACATCCTGGTGGCGGCGACCGACATAGAGACCTACGCCCCGATAATAGAGGCTGTCTTCGGCGGCGAAAGAGACCCAGGCCGCCGCATACCCTACACCATCGCCGACCGCTCCGCGCGCTCCGGCGGAAAACTGGCCGGGATATTCCTACGCTTTCTGGAACTCCCCTCCGGGCGCTTCACCGTATCCGAGGTGGTCGAAATTCTCGAAACCGAAGAGGTCATGAAACGCTGGGGGTTCGAGGCGGGCGATTTGGAACTGATAAAAGGGTGGATTGAGGCCACAAGGATCAGGTGGGGCAGGGACGCCCTCCACCGCGAGAAAGAGCTCTCTTTCGCCTACGAGGAGAACAGCTGGCGCGCGGCTTTCGACCGCCTCCTCCTCGGCTACGCGATGGGCGGCGGGAGGGAGGAGTTCCGCGGGATTTTGCCCTCCGGCGAGATCGAGGGGAGCGAATCCCGCACCCTCGGGCGGCTCATCGAGTTTTGCGAATTCCTCTTTACCTGCGGCGATTCGTTTTCGGTTCCAAAGACCCTTTCGGAGTGGAGCGCGGCGCTGCTGGACTCCTTCGGAAACCTCCTCGAAGCAGGGGAGGAAG
Encoded here:
- the recC gene encoding exodeoxyribonuclease V subunit gamma encodes the protein MAGITLHAGNRMEPLAEALSGVVAAPLADPFAVERIIVPNRGVGRWLSLYLAEKRSVFTNFSFLSPDGFFEEAKAALFPGEPRQEYFSPEVMTWRLMRKIGELQSGPSFAEVRGYTRAGETGAGDELFRRLQLSGKLAQLFELYQVFRIGKLKEWEADPGGDWQGELWRELAREYPGGDKASRFLRLANLPDGFVPPPGALPERVSLFGTALLAPVRLQILISLSRFMRVDLFILNPSRAYWGDIVSGKEMAKLAAKTGISPEELGMERGHPLLASLGKPGREFFESALSLGLEAEEYFRKPSGDSLLAMIQGDILDLADPTVAGEKRVLPEEDNSIDIRSCHGPVREVETLHDYLLGLFEKTEGLEPRDILVAATDIETYAPIIEAVFGGERDPGRRIPYTIADRSARSGGKLAGIFLRFLELPSGRFTVSEVVEILETEEVMKRWGFEAGDLELIKGWIEATRIRWGRDALHREKELSFAYEENSWRAAFDRLLLGYAMGGGREEFRGILPSGEIEGSESRTLGRLIEFCEFLFTCGDSFSVPKTLSEWSAALLDSFGNLLEAGEEELGEERTIRQAIGKLAELESLSGFAGPVDLRSVRTLLTKNFEESGSGGGYLRGRVTFSALRPFRSLPFRVIALLGMNDTVFPRAERRQGFDLLAKERLPQDPSMREEDRYLFLELLLSARDNLYVSYCGQSPQDNSERQPSVVVSELVDAVEEGFRLPREGKVREKLVRRERLQGFSPSYFEDGAFRSYSRENFEGAKALAGERKAPASFLPSPLPDPGPEWRIASPASFTKFFLNPAGFFMTGRLGLRFLRPEEGLEDRETFALSGLENYKLIGEMVEARLRCEVRPGELSHLRKRGFLPPGSAGEGVYCELLESAALLTAKVSERMGGALPSTLEVSVRAGEIEISGPLSGVTPGGLLLYRPGKLRDKDIVEGWVRHLLWNAADTAAAPKRTFFTARDKEISFRPVDGAQALLDSLGALFLRGGMEPLHLFPSTSLEYAKKVRKGETPEKSFKAALEKWEGKEQTSGEGLDPYMQRCFGETGPFAGDFAAIAETFFFPLLDHMEKP